One part of the Phragmites australis chromosome 3, lpPhrAust1.1, whole genome shotgun sequence genome encodes these proteins:
- the LOC133912084 gene encoding uncharacterized protein LOC133912084 — protein MDHQRVHPNGAPAGDLEMGHHAVVYPPLPAQPAQPVNQERLGGHHPDNWGGNDANTLLVVATLITTLTYQLGTSIPGGYWQQDVPRSPQDNTVMYLAGDPIMRDLHRPRYYVFMGASWVGFASSMMMTLSLLVRMPVASRHVRWSFVVAYSSLVLTFVVSQPKTHLSLDIIMWAAVLAFLWIIISLHPDRRARVIQDLCCSGRDN, from the exons ATGGATCACCAGCGCGTGCACCCAAACGGGGCGCCGGCGGGCGACCTGGAGATGGGTCATCACGCCGTTGTGTACCCGCCGTTGCCGGCGCAGCCGGCTCAGCCCGTGAACCAAGAGCGGCTCGGCGGGCACCACCCCGACAACTGGGGGGGCAACGACGCCAACACGCTGCTGGTTGTGGCCACGCTGATCACGACGCTCACGTACCAGCTCGGCACCAGCATCCCCGGCGGCTACTGGCAGCAGGACGTCCCGCGGTCGCCGCAGGACAACACGGTGATGTACCTCGCTGGCGACCCCATCATGCGCGACCTGCACCGCCCCAG GTACTACGTGTTTATGGGTGCGAGCTGGGTGGGGTTTGCGAGCTCGATGATGATGACGCTGAGCCTGCTGGTGCGGATGCCCGTGGCCTCGCGCCACGTGCGGTGGTCGTTCGTGGTGGCCTACTCCAGCCTGGTGCTCACCTTCGTGGTGTCGCAGCCAAAGACGCATCTGTCTCTGGACATCATCATGTGGGCGGCCGTCCTCGCCTTCCTCTGGATCATCATCAGCCTCCACCCGGACCGCCGCGCGCGCGTCATCCAAGATCTCTGCTGCAGCGGCCGCGACAACTGA